AATGAGAATAGCAGAAATTAAAAGCATTTTAGAACTAGAAGAACAAAAATAGATATCACTAGATGGATTAAACACGTAAGTGTAAACAAGCCATAAAATGCAAACCGTAGTAGTAAGCCAAGGTAATgtagatgaatatatatataatgattttcttttttatgatacaaactttgatccattttgtatttttgttggaTTTAAGAAGTGAGATGGGAATTagcctttatttttctgaagtagTTTGCTATTGACTGAATTCCCACACCTATTCTAAGTGATCCTTTATCATATACCAATTTTCTGTGATTCATTCATTGTCTAGTCCTTTCCCTGTACTATTTTAATTGCTATGATTTCATGTGTTTCTATGTGCAAAGGGCAAAcctatctcattattttttatttttagaatgtctTCTGGCACTTCTGAGTTATACATTATTTTACATGACCTTTTAAACTATTTGATCAAATCACCAAAGTAAGTATTTTTGTTTGCAACTGCATTTAATTTGTTTGTAGATTTGAAAagatgggtgatatggtttggctgtgtccccacccaaatctcatcttgaattgtagcttccataattcccaagtgtcgtgggagggacccagtgggaggtaattgaatcatgggggcagtttccctgaTACTGTTCTCGtcttagtgaataagtctcatgagatctgatggttttataagaggaaacccctttcacttggctctgattctctctttgcctgccgccatgtaagacatgccttttgccttctgccatgattgtgaagcctccccagacacgtggaactatgagtccattaaccttctttttctttataaattatccagtcttgggtatgtcttcatcagcagcatgaaaatggtcTAATACAATGGAACACCTCCACATTATTGAATCTTTGGGCCCAATCAGaagatatgtttatatttttcttaaaggaggtatattttcaaagaaagggATAGAATGTTTATAGGtttatatctatttatctgtatctatttatacatatatgaatcatactatatatgtaagtatatataatatagcatTATTCAGCTGTAACAATTTTTTACTGTGTAATCTGTCAATGACTGGAAGAGATTTATATTACTATGCTTGTATTATTGTCACATTCTATATTTTCAGCAGGATTCTTATAGGTAATCCTTGACTTCTTTACATctgattttcataaaaattaaacttttttaaatgacttttgaTTCCTCTACATCAGCTCTGATGTGCTGAATTCAGACTTTCCTACACGAACTGACCTCAAAACTCTCTGAGTTGTTTTTCATGGTGGGGGTGCCTGTTAGCCAGCCAATGgtccacttccttttttttttttttcctttcagcagagacagcgttttgccgtgttgcccaggctggtctcaaactcctggcctcaggcagtcttcctgcctttgcctcccaaagtgctgagattacagatgtgagccaccatgcctggctaagagTTCATTTCTGATACTATTACTCTCTTGTCTTATGAAATTATCTGAATATTAATTCGATCTcacctttattattttataaaaatgatcgTAACCTCTAAACATAAAGGGGTTGATGCTGATGGTAAGAACTATagctttttatgaaaaaaaaaaagctataatcTTATAATCTTATAATCTTATAATCTTATGAAGATTAATTCTAATGCAATAAAGATGGAATTTATCAGAGGTAACCAAGTAGCAAATCCTCAGTTTCCTTCAGGCATTTATTATGAAAGTAAAGCAAAATTAATGAAACTACATGAACTACATTGAAACTATATTAATAAAGTTGATTATCTGGAACATCAGTGTCCACTGGAATATAATACAAGCCACAcaggtaattttaaattttctagaggccacattaaaatattaaaaagatggctgggcacagtggttcacgcctgtagtcccagcactttgggagaccgaggcaggcagatcatgaggtcaggagctcaagaccagcctgggcaatatggtgaaaccctgtctctactaaaagtacaaaaattggccaggtgtggtggcacatgcctgtaatcccagctactcaggaggctgaggcaggagaatcgcttgaacctgggaggcggaggctgcagtaagccgagatcacaccactgtactccagcctgggtgacagagtgagactccatctcaaaaaaaaaaaaaaaaaaaaattaaaaagacacacatgaaattaaatttgcgatatattttatttaatacaatgTATCCAGAAACATTATCATTTCAGCATAAAATAGGtataaaaaattactaataaggcaatttacatttttttcatattaagcCTTAAAAAGCTGGTacttattttacatttacagcaTGTCTCACTTCAGACACACCATGCTCTCAGACACTCTGCAGTGCTCACGTATGGCCAGTGGCTGTTGTAATGGAGGGTGCAGACCCAGAAGGTAAGGTGTAGTTAGAAATATTACCACACAGTAGCTCTCTTGGAATGAAGTTTGTTTTGTAACTTAAAGGGTTTATCAGCTTTGGCATATTacattttcataaactttttcaAGAATagcttataaataaaaagaattgctCACATGATGTTTTGATGCTATGGCTTCCTGACAATTAGGAATCTCTTATGAACTTGACTCTTCAACCACATAaagttgtaaaccaaaaataaaattctaagggcCCCCCAACCATTTGAATGGACTTCCTTCTAGGCCAGGGCACTCTACAAGTTAACCTGAAGGATTGGTTCAGGCCGTGATGGGAAGTTGGGGTTGCATGTGCCTCATTATACCTTCCGGCATTAACAGCAACACACATcctaagtctgataagaaacatttacaatccaCTGTCtgtgaagcctgctacctggaggcctCATCTACATGATACAGttttggtctccacaacctcttatcataacccagacattcctttctatggatAATAACGCTTTCAAGCAATTGCcaatcagaatttttttcttttttttttttttgagatggaatctcactctgtttcccaggctggagtgcagtggcgggatttcggctcactgcaagctctgcctctcgggttcacgccattctcctgcctcagcctcccgagtagctgggactacaggcgcccgccaccatgcccagctaattttttgtgtttttagtagagacggggtttcaccgtgttagccaggatggtctcgatctcctgacctcgtgatccacccacctcggcctcccaaagtgctgggattacaggcgtgagccaccgcacccggctgccaatcagaaaaattttaaatctacctataacctggaagcccTTCGTTACAGGAGatagttagccaggcatgggtgggGCAGTAGAGGGCTCCCCCAACACCCCTACCAGGAaagtcaggtgaccatcaggtgatggtcaggcggtTGTTAACTGTCACTGGAAAATAATTGGTCGCAGCCAGCACCAGGGACAGGCAATCACCCTATGTTGATAGGAAACACCTGTAACTGGTAATCGGCAGCTTTCAGGAGTTGGGCGAGTCAGCTGGGCATGCACATTAAGAGACAAAAGGTGGAATATGATCTTCCAGGGGCATTCCAccggaaaagagaagaaagcctCAGGCAGGCATTTGTACAGCTTCTTAAACACACTGTGCGTGCTCACCGCCTGAGCACAAGGAGGGCACCGCACATGTGGtggcccaccctaagggaagaatcatgggaaaagGGACGCAAGACCCGGGAAGTATGCCAGCGTGTAAAACCCCAAGTCCAAAGGTCAGATGCCTCACTTGTCCTTCTAACTGTACTTTGCTTTCTTTCGTgctctgcatctttttttttttttttttttttttttttttttttttttttttggtaactgtTTCACTTGTTTATTGAAAGGGAATGACAGCCCTGATTAAGTTcgtgcatattctttttttttttttttttttttttttttacattttttttttcttttattattattattattattattatactttaggttttatggtacatgtgcacaatgtgcaggtaagttacatatgtatacatgtgccatgctggtgcgctgcacccaccaactcgtcatctagcattaggtatatctcccaatgctatccctcccccctccccccaccccacaacagtccccagagtgtgatgttccccttcctgtgtccatgtgttctcattgcatctttttaataaacttccaggctgggcatgttggctcacgcctctaatcccagcacttgggaggctgaggctggtggatcacctgagatcaggagttcaagaccagccttgccaacatggcaaaaccctgtctctactaaaaatacaaaaattaggagggcttggtggtgggcatctcccactcaggaggctgaggcaggagaatcacttcaacccagggcacggcagaggttgcagtgagccaagatcgcaccacttcacaaCAGCCCGGAcgaaagagcaagactcgtctcaaaaaacaaacaaacaaacaaacaccccttccactcctgctctgaaacttgcctctgtctctttttctgccttaagccgtcagtcaaattctttcttctgaggaggcaagaattaagGTTGCTGCAGATCTGTATGGATTCACTGTCTGTATTTGGATATTTGACGCTCCTAATGACACTGCCTTCAAGTCGTTATACCTTTCTGGACCGAACCAATatatatcttaaatgtatttggtTGATGtgtcatgcctccctaaaatgtataaaaccaagctccacctcaaccaccttgggcacacgtTCTCAgaatctcctgagggctgtgtcacaggccatggttactcatatttggctcagaataaatcttttcaaatattttacagagtttgacacTTTTCATCAACAAAGTAACACTCTTTGGCAAGTTTCCCCTGACATATTTTGCCcatctgtttatttaaaatttcgaTTGCACTTGCTTTAGGAGTATCTCTTGTCGACACTAATAATTATAGATGCACTGTTTTAATTGTATCTCATATAGACATTAACTCATTGGGTTTAATTTTGTGATTCAATACATGAGTAAATACCATTTGCAGGTATTATTAccagagacagtttcactctcaTTTTGTGTGAGTGTGCTTTCTTAGTTTGTATCTTTGCTACatggcctgtatttttttttttaggtcatcTCACTCTTCTCCCTGTGgtaatttgaaaattattaagaCTGATCTTATTTCAACTTTAAGTAACATACTTAAAAGTGAACATTCCAAGTCATCTTCATTCAACctcataaagcaaaacaaaatctaCTCCCTGTGGAAGATGAGGGCACTCACCCACTTAGACTTCCTTCTATAAGCTTTAAGATTGTATCAGAACATATTAGgatttttatttgtctgttattgttatttttaacattatgTAGCTTTTCGATAAATAGGTATAACATCTACATTCTGTACTATgaacattatttttctatatttaaataatttactgtTTAGTCTCAGTCAGGAGTGGCCAACTAATTTTTAAGGCCCAGTTCAAAATGAAAACGTAGAGCCTTTcctcaaaaattattaagaattttcaGATGACAACAGCTGAGCATTAAGCCACTTGAGGCCTGTTTCAGCACAAGGCCCTCTACAACCGCATCCTAAGCCTAGGAAGATGGCACTACTGCCAGTCTTTTCATGCCCTTCCCCATTTGTCACTTAGTTTGATTTATCGTTTGGTAGACTGGGTGTAGACTTTGCACCACTCCCTGCCCTGCTGGCCCTCAGAGTCCTTCCTTGCCCTTCCCCTGCTGTGCCCTGAGCCATAGGTTCTTGACTCAGCTGATTTTTCAGCTAGATTTCGCCAACAGGAATGTCTGCAAGAAATTGGAaggatggaggaaggtgaagcAGAGTCTTTTTCTCCCAATCCATCTCAGTCAGCATCTCAGGCACCAGCTCCCCATTGTCTAAAACACTATCTTCATCCCCACTGGACAGGCCTGCCAGGGTTCCAGATTCCTTCAGGCAACTCTGGCCCCTGGCCTGAATTCTTTGTCCAGTCAGCCCAGGGACTGGCTGTCGGGCTAATCTTGAAGTGCCTTAATGTCATTTGTTATCTTAGCTCTTACATCAACAGTGAAACTGAATCCCTTTATTCAATTCCTCCTGTTTCAAATACTCATGAGAAATATACTTCCTGATTTTATACAAAGAAGAGATGGCTGCCTGTTACCTTCATATGCAAATGACAATCTAGCATGATGTACAATTCATGagctgcatgtgtttattttactAAAGTTTGGAGCAGTGCCTCTCATACGTTAGCCATGCAtctgaatcacctggagggcATATTAAGACACAGATTTCTGAGTTCCACCTCCAGAGAATTGAAATTAGTATGTCTGGGATAGTGGTCCAGGGTTTGGCATTCTAACAagatcccaggtgatgctgaagcTGCCAGCCTACAGACCACGTCCGAGTGGCATTCCTCTGAAACTTGCTCCATTATCTGCCAGCATTTAATGCTACTTAGAAGATATGTGAGTTCAGCCTCAGTTTTTAAGCTTAATAGGTGACAGGAGTATTCATAAGGCTATCTTTAACCTGGTAGTTCAGCAAATTTTCCAGAATGTTGTGGCATTAGCAAGCCATTGTAAATTTTCTTCTTGATCAGATGATCGCTACCTTCCTTCATTTTAGAGAAAAttccttctaaaatatttttaagaatatatttgtttctgtttcatttgttctGTCCTCTGTTTGAGGCAGAACCACCAAACTATCCACATATTGGCATCTACTATGGCTCCCTGCATGGTGGTTCTCCCAGGTTTCATGCACCTTGGGAGAAGCCCTGCTGAGCCCACTTTCTTCAAATAATTGATGGATTGGGAAGAAAACTAGGCACTCTGGTAACTTTATCCTCACATACATTTCTTTCAAATCTGTGGTCTACTTAGTGGAAAGTAACTCAGCCAGTCATGGGTCAGGCTGCTTGCAGGACCTGGGTCTCCATAATGGAAAGTCCATGTAGGCACCTGCTATTTCTTGATCCTGCCACCAGCGTCATTCTGTGGTGAGGAACTGAGctcctttcttttcttggctTTCCCAGATTCTTAAGTGCTATTCTCCAAATTGAAGGGACCTTAGAAAGATCTTCAAAAATTCCTGTGTTTCTCTTCCCTCACTGCCTGCAACATGCTCTATGGAACTATATGTTGACTCTTCCTTCAACCTGGTCAAAAGTAAACAATCTATTGGCTGTTGTTTACAAtcagtgtgatatggtttggctgtgtccccacccaaatctcatcttaaattgtagctccaacaattcccacatgtcacgggagagacctggtgggaagtaattgaatcatggggggtgggtctttcctttgctgttctcatgatagtaagtctcataagatctgatggttttataaaggggagttcccctgcacatgcactcttgcctgccaccatgtaagatgtgcctttgctcctcctttgccttctgccatgattatgaggcctctccagccacatggaactgtgagtttgttaaacctctttttctttgtaaattacgcagtctcaggtatgtctttattagcggcatgagaacagactaatacacagtgAGAATAGAGAACATACTTGTTTTCTGAATAGACAAAGTTTTCTGAACTATGAATtaacatttttgttcatttagGTGATTATAAGGAAGgtgttacttttttatttcccaGTAAGTTTTCTTTCCTAGTTTAAAGATAACTCATAAGGAGCAAGAGATTTTCCAGTATGCAGGGAGGAATAATGCAGTGCAGTTTTCAAGGAGTCGGAAGGAGCGAGGAGACTCTATAAACCACATTCTTACTCTGAAGTACTTTAGAGTTTAAGAGAATAAGTAGTTTCTACTTGCAATAAAAAGGAAGCAATGTCCTTAAGAGAAATCCAAGTTACAATTAAAGCAAGGAGAGGCAAGGAACTGTCAATAAAGAAGCAGTCTATGGAAAAAGGGAAGTTTGCTAAAAATCATGTAGCTGGACTTCCAAAGCATAACTGGAAGTTTTATGCAGCATGGGAGGAAAAGGGTGTTGGGCCAAGGGAGAAAATTGAGAATCTTGTGATGATACAAACAGGAGAGAATAGGTGACCAAAGGAGCTTATGATTTGAATGGCATTCAAAGAAACCAGGAATGTTCAGCAGAGAGGGTTGCTACTTCAGACAAAAGAGAGGGGAGGGCAGCAGCTTCCTTCATCATCTGATGGAGTTAGGCATCTCAGGTAGTGAGCAAGGAAGTCCAAATCTAGTCACTAAGTGCTCAGGAGTGGGCAGTCATCCTGCCAGCTTGGACCCTGTGTGTCTGGTTCCAGTGAAGGTTAAGTCATCAAACCAAGGGAGCACAGGGACCAAGAGGTAAGCTACAAAAACTACAGCTCTTCTCTGAGACATCCCCTCCAAGATCCTGTCCAGAGACACAGGAGGAGGCAATGGTGCTGGTCAGCGCTTTGTGCCATTTTGTGGCGTCTCCTACCTGCCCCCTCTTTTTggcccaagttcttgtcctgcctGCTTACCCACCCACTGCCTGCCTATGGTCCTTCCCTCTCTGGTCTTTAGTGTCCTCACTGGTAAAATGAACATAACATCTCTAATCATGCATATTCACGCAGTAAGGTAGATAATGTGAAAGGGCTTTGAACAATGTAGTAAGGGAAAGAGACTGGGATACTGACTACCCATTTTCCCAATTCCTGCTTCAGAACTGCTCTCCTAGGCCCCAAGCCCCTACCTCTGTTAGCCCCTTGATCAATCTTTGCCTGTCGAGGGGAAAAATTACATAATATCCCAAGAACAGGGACCAATATTACagccccatttcttttctttgctatttCCCCGATCACTCTTAAACCAAGAAAGTGAGATCTTTTCTCTGATTGATGGGGCCTCCTCACTAGAACAAAGGGGAGAATGTACGTTTCATAATAGGGATTCTGTGATGAAATGTCCTAAGGAGATAAATGTACATTTCATAATAGGCGTTCTGTGATGGAATGTCCTGAGGGGATAAATGCTGGAGTCGGTCTCAGCACATCTCAGTTACTCATTTTGACTCGTTTGGATAAGTGAGTTACCACAGCGCTCATTTGGAAAAATGACTAGAAAGCTACCTCCAATTTCTCGGCCTCAAccccagcctcattttctttctgttccttcccGCTCTCGTCTTCCAGCCCTCCTTCCCCACATTACTCCTCAAActtcctgccctcagcctcctgtcCAGGGCCGTCCAGGTTGTTCGATTTTCTGCCCTACCCGTTTGCCCAAGCTGACTGATGTCGCCCCTTCCCAGTGCCCTACCTCAAGGAACTTCCTGCCCAGCCCTTCCTCTGTTACTACCAGGGCGTCCGTGTGCCGCCGCCCTGTTCGTCAGGCACCCCTTTCCCAGTGCCCCCCTATCTTTCCCCCTCACCCTCCTCATAGCCCTTCTTTCTAGTCCCCTGTACTCTAGTCCCCACTCCCTATCCAGCCACCCCCAACCAGACCCGACGGCTTACAAATCTCACCCTGGAGAAATGGTTTCCCTCCTTCTGGGGCAGTTCCCAGGCGGCTCAGAATTGCCAGGACTGTGGATTCCCAGCAGCGACCTGGCAGACACGGGGAATCCAAGACCATGGCAAGCGAACATTCGGCCTGGCCTGCGCCTTTCCTCCCCTGCCTGGGCAGCCAGACTGCATAAGCCTCTGCATTTGAACTGGCTTCTCCGTGGAACTTGGTTTGTAACCACAGAGCAAACTGCAGGACCAGGGGCAGAGAAGGTAGGGGAGTGAAAAGCATCTAATCTGTTCTcaaggagggaggtgattggacaaCGTGAGGTCTAGTTTTATGTTCATTATCTCCTGGGTTTGCCAGTTGATGGCACGCCTTTTTCCTGGCAGTATCCAGAGGCGGTTCTAGTAAAGAGGCTGGATTCCAAGAGGCCAGAGCGGTATCATACAAACGCTGTTGCCTGGAGACGGAGTGGGGTGCCGTTGCCTAGAGACTGCAGAAGGCTCGCAGCCAAGCCAGTGGTAAGAGGACGCCGAGAGAGCCCCAGACCCACCGAGCAGCTCCAAGGCTATGGCGGGACACCCGAAAGAGAGGGTGGTCACAGATGAGGTCCATCAGAACCAGATCTTGCGGGAGCTGTACCTCAAAGAGTTACGAACCCAGAAACTCTACACGCAGTACCACGTGAATCCCCTGCGCAAGGTTCACAGGATTACGAGGAAGCCTATGTCTTGGCATGATAACCTGGAGGAACCCGCAGACGCCAGGTTTCTGAATCTcattcaccatgctgcccaggggCCAACGAAGAAGTACCCGGAGGCACAGACTGAAAACCAGGAAATTGGGTGGGACTCAGAGCCCTTGATCGACCCAGAACGCCGTGACCACAGGATGAACCACTTCAGGGTCTACAATGACATCACGCTGTACAAAGCTAAAATGTGGAGCTTGGGAGAAGATGATCGCCACAAGTAGCATCTCAGCTGTGGAGTCAGTCCCTGGATTTAATGCCCTAAATATCCACTGCCTAgaagactaaacattattttaacCCCCCGTCCCCCGTCCATAATTCATGGATAATGGCAAAAATTAGGAAGCATAAAAAatatgcagaagaaggaaataaaaattgccCATTATCTCACCATATGGAAGTGACTAATGTTAGCATTTTAaaccatttgtttttaaaattaataataaattgcatatatttattgtgtacaatgtgatgttttgaaaaatgtatacattgtggaatggttaaatcgAGTACCTCACGTACTTATTTTGTGGTGAGAggacttaaaatctattctcttagcgattttcaagaatacaatacatcGTTACTAACTGTAGTCACTACAGTGTATGACAgctctcttgaacttattcctcctaactgaaattttgtgtcctttagcCAACATCGCCCCAATTCCTACCCCTAAcccctggtaatcaccattctaatctctacttctatgagtttgacttttttagatttagaaaatgtggtatatttacttaatggaatacaattcagccttaaaaaagaaagaaatcccatcatttacagcaacatggatgaacttgaaggacattatgttaagtgaaatgagccaggcacagaaagacaaataccgcgtgatctcacttatatggtGAATCTAAATATGCCAACATTTTTGCATActtctatatttttctgtatatttgaacTTATTGATCTTACGTTTTGATTAATAGAAGATTGTAAGCATGTATTTTCAGACAGGTGGAGAGAACTGACAGGAATATGATCCTACTTATATGGCATGAACATATAAGATTTGATTATGCCTCTTGTCCCAGTGTAATTACAAATAGTGCCttctttcactctcaaaagtcTTGGTGGGAGCAAGGCTGAAGAAAGTTGGAGGAAAGGGTAGAGTTTTACAGGGAAGTTAAGGAAAGTTAAGGTAAAGTTAGTTGAACAAAAATAGTAACCATTATACTGTCAGTTTTGAAGCCACCAAAAGAAATTtaacttaacattttaaataattaatgctaattattataattataataattatatataataattatatactaattgatataaataattaatgctaattagttatttaaaatgtgggggccaggcacagtggctcacgcctgtaaccccaacactttgggaggctgcggtgggcagatcatgaggtctggagttggagaccagcctggccaacgtggtgaaaccctgcctctactaaaaatacaaaaattagacgggcatggtggcgtgcacctgtaatcccagctactcaggaggctgaggcaagagaatcgcttgaacccaggaggtggaggttgcagtgagctgagatcatgccactgccctccatcctgggcaacagagtgagactctgtctcaaaaaaataaataaaataaaatttgggaaGGAGGAGTAAAGCAGGAGGGAGAAGTGTTAAGTGAGTTAAGTTCTCATCTTGGATGTTGCCCGAACAGGAACAATGGCACCACATAGAATGCAGTTCTATGGAACTGCTGTTATGGAAACTCCATGACCACTTCACACTATCCCTTCACCCTTTTGATTTTAAGGACTAGAGTCTAGTTTATGCCTAGACCATAGAACCTCCACTACAGTTACTGCAGAATATCTCTACCCACAGATTGGCTAGAACATCCCATCATCCTTAagtgctaatttttttctaagttttaccTAAGCAGTATGTTTGCTTGATAAAAACTAGGTCACATATGGGTTCTCAGTTTCATGAGAGTCTAGGaaatgcagggttttttttttttttttttagtttgctaGCTTCCGTAGTACGGGAAGGCAATAGAAGCTGTTGGAATTTGCACTGAGTGAGCCAATTTGCAGGATTTTCCATAATCTACTGGCCTAAATAACACCTgttgacaatattttaaaaagtaaatattgtacatatataaaatgagaaaatttataCAGTAAAACATAAAAGGTAAAAGCTGCTTTTTATTACCCTTTTCATCATCTCTTCctttattagttatctattgctgtgcaATAAATTATCCCCAGGTTTAGCAGCTTAATATAACAAAGCACCATTATGTCACAGTTCTCGGGGTCAGAAGTCTAGCTGCTGCTTAGTTGGTTGTCTCTGGCACAAGGTCTCTCAGAGGTTTCAGTCAAGCTGTTGACTGGAGCTTCAGTCTCATCTAAACGCGTGACTAAGGGAAGGTCTTCTTTCAAGCTCACTCATTTGTTTTTTGGCAGAGTTTAGTCCATCACAGGCAATGGATTAAGGGCCTGAGTTGCTCATAGATGGTTTCCTGCAGGCCTTCCCGGTTCCTGGACACAGGAGTCTTGCATAGGGCAGTT
This DNA window, taken from Pongo pygmaeus isolate AG05252 chromosome 6, NHGRI_mPonPyg2-v2.0_pri, whole genome shotgun sequence, encodes the following:
- the LOC129040617 gene encoding protein CFAP144P1; this encodes MAGHPKERVVTDEVHQNQILRELYLKELRTQKLYTQYHVNPLRKVHRITRKPMSWHDNLEEPADARFLNLIHHAAQGPTKKYPEAQTENQEIGWDSEPLIDPERRDHRMNHFRVYNDITLYKAKMWSLGEDDRHK